In one Cervus elaphus chromosome 9, mCerEla1.1, whole genome shotgun sequence genomic region, the following are encoded:
- the LOC122700815 gene encoding F-box only protein 27-like — MQAAAAGPGEETMGASTSWGLLPRVPAPHHEPQEVPGPNHLPTEMLREVLSYLPPSTLLRQCRLVCRRWREVVDGRDLWLSILPWKHPDLWPVILTCLPPAGDPGPCILGRFCELRPIGRKLTVNPPEKEDLWNCMMLSGSDDSEEEEDLGVRLKTSGETSYSPAYRCWYKGEILDLEEEGLWRELLDSGKIWISVCRRWTEQQGSDRMYQLVVKLLDANYATLHYFFHKRFPVRPRTGSFSFRIMHAFTNIKKGARFVLFDHSVEGYDSWPEQCGVSRPQSSVIV; from the coding sequence ATGCAGGCAGCAGCCGCGGGGCCTGGCGAGGAGACCATGGGCGCCTCAACCTCCTGGGGCCTGCTCCCCCGCGTCCCAGCTCCGCACCACGAACCACAGGAGGTTCCGGGCCCGAACCATCTGCCCACCGAGATGCTCCGGGAGGTGCTGAGCTACCTGCCCCCAAGCACGCTGCTCCGGCAGTGCCGCCTGGTGTGCCGGCGCTGGCGAGAGGTGGTGGACGGCAGGGACCTGTGGCTGAGCATCCTGCCCTGGAAACACCCCGACCTGTGGCCCGTCATCCTCACCTGCCTGCCCCCTGCTGGCGACCCCGGGCCCTGCATCCTGGGCCGCTTCTGCGAGCTCAGACCCATAGGGCGCAAGCTCACCGTGAACCCCCCGGAGAAAGAAGACCTCTGGAATTGTATGATGCTGAGCGGTAGCGATGACTCGGAGGAAGAGGAAGACTTGGGGGTCAGGCTGAAGACTTCTGGGGAGACTAGCTACAGTCCTGCCTACAGGTGTTGGTACAAGGGAGAAATTTTGGATCTGGAGGAGGAGGGCCTGTGGCGGGAACTCCTGGATAGTGGAAAGATTTGGATTTCTGTCTGTCGCCGCTGGACAGAACAACAAGGCAGTGACCGGATGTATCAGCTAGTCGTCAAGCTTCTAGATGCCAACTATGCCACCTTGCATTATTTCTTCCATAAACGTTTTCCCGTCCGTCCGCGGACAGGCAGCTTCTCCTTTCGGATCATGCATGCGTTCACCAACATCAAGAAGGGCGCCCGCTTTGTGTTGTTTGACCACAGTGTCGAGGGCTATGACTCGTGGCCTGAGCAGTGTGGAGTCTCCAGGCCCCAGTCCAGTGTCATCGTATGA